In Synergistetes bacterium HGW-Synergistetes-1, the genomic window GCCCGTGAACAAGCCACGTTACCTGATGGGTGTCGGACATCCTGCCAACCTTATCGAGGGTGTGGCGCGAGGTATAGATATGTTTGACTGTGTCCTCCCAACGAGGAACGGAAGAAACGGGGGCGTACTGACGAGTTTTGGAAAGCTCAACCTCAAGAACAGGGGTTTTGCCAGGGACTTTACTCCGATAGATCCTTCATGCGGTTGTTATACATGCAGGAATTTTACGCGGGCGTACATAAGGCACCTCTATACCGCGGGAGAGATACTTGCCGCGAGGCTCTGCAGCTGGCACAACCTCTACTTCCTTGTCAACCTGATGAGGGATGCCAGAAAGGCCATAATAGAGGGCCGTTATCCTCAGTTCCGGCGTGATTTCTTCAGCAAGTACAACGAAGGACCAATACAGCCATGATGAGCAGAATGGAAGAGAGGCTGGAAGAACGAAAGGCCGGGATCAATGATGAAATGCTCTCGGAGATACGGCTGGCAGCAAAAAAAATACTTTCCGGAGAGCTTGTAGGCTTTCCTACCGAAACAGTCTACGGTCTTGGTGCAAACGCCCTTGACGCTGAAGCAGTAACGAAAATATATTCTGCCAAAGGACGCCCTTCAGACAACCCTCTGATAATCCATGTCTGCGACATAAAAATGGCCGAGTCGGTGGTCGAGCTAAACTGGCGGGCAAGGTTCCTGATGGACACATTCTGGCCCGGACCGCTCTCACTTGTACTGAAAGCAAAAAGGATCGTTCCTCATGTAACGCGTGGAGGTCTCGATACTGCCGCGATAAGAATGCCTGACAACCCTATTGCACTTGAGCTGATCCGTGCCGCCGGAGTTCCGATCGCTGCTCCAAGCGCCAACAGAAGCGGAAGGCCGAGCCCCACAGACGCAGTGACGGTGAGAGAGGACATAGGAGATGCCGTATCGATGGTCCTTGACGGCGGACCTGCAATGGTTGGTCTCGAATCAACAGTCCTTGATGTTAGCGGAGGATCCCCAGTACTCTTAAGGCCGGGGGGCATATCCAAAGAAGAGATAGAGAAAGCCCTCGATATGCCCGTCCTTTTACCGTGTGACGGTGAGTCGATAAAACGTTCTCCCGGAACACGCTACAGACACTATGCTCCCAGTATCCCTCTTGTCCTGACGGACAGCTCATACAGCAATGAGGCAGAGGGCAAAAAGTGGGCATGGATAGGGACATCCGAACCGGAGCATTCACCTGCCGTAAAGATAATATTCAGGGACACAGAGGAATATGCCAAAGAACTTTTTCGTGCCCTAAGGATGATCGAAAAATGCGGAGCGGAAATAATTATCGCTCAGATACCTGATGAGAGTGGTATCGGACGGGCTTTGAAGGACCGGCTGATACGTGCTTCAGGTATTTGACGCGGTCCGGTTAGAATGCTATAATTTGCGCTGCTTCCGGGGCGTAGCGCAGTCTGGTTAGCGCGCCTGGTTCGGGACCAGGAGGTCGGAAGTTCAAATCTTCTCGCCCCGACCATCTCGAAATAATGCCCCCGGCAAACGCCGGGGGTTTTGTTTTTCAGTAATTTTCCGTATTTGACTATCGCTGTTCAATCTGTTATAGTCTTCAAGTGAGGTGATTTCTGTGCCTGAGGATAAGACCGTCGCTCAAAACCGTAAAGCGCGGCATGAGTATTTCATAGTAGAATCTTTTGAAGCCGGACTGGTCCTTTCGGGAACAGAGATCAAATCAGTAAGGGAAGGCCAGATAAACCTCAAGGACGGATACGCCAGGGTAGAGAACGGAGAGTTATGGCTTTACAACGTTCATATATCACCCTACGAAAAGGGAAGCTACTACAACAAAGAACCTTTGAGACCGAGGAAACTTCTAGTTCATAAGTCTGAGATCAGGAAACTTCTGGCAAAAACAAGAGAAAAAGGTCTTACGCTCGTGCCCCTGAAAATATACATCAAGCAGGGAAGATGGGCGAAATGCGAAATTGCCGTAGCAAAAGGCAAGCAGCTCCATGACAAAAGAGATACCGCAGCAGAGAAGGACGCCAACCGTGAAATGGAGCGGGCTATCCGCAACAGGTCGCGCGAAAGCTGATCATACTGCAGTATTGAAAGCGGGCTCGAATTACCAAGCTCGTACATAAGGGGACGTATGGTTTCGACAGCAGGTTGGAGGATCGGGAGGAGCGGGTCGAGGATGGGGAATCCTCGTTAATCCGGCTCCAAAACAATAATCGTCAATAACGATTACGCACTCGCTGCTTAAGTAAGCGGCGCGCTCTCTAAAGCTTCCGTCATCGGGCTTTAGAAGAGTGTCACAAAGATGACTGGAATCTCTTCAGCGCTTTCTGGGAGAGGTTCGAGACTCTAGGGAAGGCTTGGAAATGCGGATCCTGTCTTTGGGAGCCGCAGATCCGAAATTAAAACAGAGACTACACTCGTAGTGCCTCCCAGATTGGCCCCTGTTGGACCGGAGTTCGAATCTCCGCGTCTCCACCAACTATCCTAATAGACCCTGATATGGGGTCTATTTTTTTTGTCTTTAAAGTGTGGTTGATTATGATATAAGCTTACCAAATTCCGGTTTTTAAGGAAGTATTAATGTCAGCAGCAAAAGAAGTAAGAAATTGGAAATGTTCAGTCTTTAACACCGATAATGAGTTCTTTCACAGCAATTCCCAGCTTTCTCTCGTCAGTGGACATACCGATTTCTTTGGGCGAAGTCGGGTCACTTATGACAAATTTAATTTTTAGCAAACCATCTCCTGCGGCCGTATATGGAATTTCAGCCTCATACCATGCTTCATCTGTGATCTTCCATGATGCTGTTTTAATCTCATTTACGTGTACGTCGACGGTCTGGCAAGGAAGGCCCCCACCGAGGTAAGCGAAAGCTCTTATTTGAAGCAGCAGGTTTTTATCTCCGGCGTTTTGTACGTCAAAAAGCATAGATGCTTCGTTGCCGTCTGTCCAGGTATATCCTTTTTCCTGTCTGCTCCAGCCTGCAAGCATATATTTGCGGGCATTGTCTTCTGTCTTATAATAACTGACACTATCTCCGAGTGTGTATACTGAAGCAGGTTTATCATATTTTCCGCTGTATATGAGGAATGAAAATACTGAAGCAACTATTGTAAGCATAATTACTAGCCAGGTCCATATTTTCGGCATACTATTATCCCCTTAATTATTTTTAAATGAAACCTATCTGCTGTTTTTAATGTATGGGGCGTTTTATAAATATAATATTTAATATATTATTCATGAATTTATTGTAAATGTTGGATATTGAATCTAAGGATAAAAATAATATTGTTATAAAGATCAAAAATGACCCTAATAGTAAAATATTAAATTCAGTTAGATTGTAAAACATATTGTGGAAATAATAAGCAATATAAAAATGTCCTATGTATACGACCATGGAGTTTCTGCCAATTGCAACAAGTTTTGTTGGTTTATCTGGCAAAATTTTAAATAACGCAGCAGTCATCATTAAACCTACAAATAAAGTCATTGCCCTTGTTATTATTCCAACAACATCATTTAATCCCAACAGATGGTAAGAGTTGTAATAAAATAAATACCTGAATAACGAATTTGACTGCAAGGATAACAACAAGGCCACACAACCAGTAATAAAGACTATGATCCAGGCATGCTTTTTTGATATAGAAAGTATTTCGGGAAGATAATTTTTATGTCTTGCATAGTAGCCGGCGAGAAAAAAAGGCAGATACACTATAACCCGTGACATACTGAGTACAGTGCCGAATTCATTGACTGTTCCCACAAGCAATGATAATAAGATGCTTACCAAAAGTGTATATTTGATTCTCAGGATATCCTTCAAAAAATATCTCCAGATAAATAATGCCTGTAAATACCATAAACCATATGCCGGGTTTAGGATTGAAAAGCTTAAAAGTTTGGAAGAATATCCATGCAAAACTATGGAGAATATAGTGCAGTATGTTTTCCATAAAACGCTCATAACAATGTATGGAACCAACAGGTTCTCGAATGCATTGTCTCTGCTTTTTTCAGGGTCTTTAGTTAAATATCCTGAAATGAAAATAAAACACGGCATATGAAAAAGGTAAATAAATGTATAAATAAAGCGTATATTAAAATACTTGCTGGCCCATACATCAAAAAAATGTCCGATTACTACAAAAACAATCAGTAATCCCTTTAAGTTATCAAGTAAATAGGAACGTTCATTAATATCTGACATACAATTTCTCCATAAATTAACATAAGTTGATCTAATAGATTCCGGATCTGTAAAGACATATAAAAGTCATGTTCTCAGTTGTCTGCAATAAAAGGTGCAGATCAACGGCCACATTTCAGAACCACTGAAGTGTAGCATAAGTTTGCTCAGGGCAGTAATATTATTGTTTTCATTTCTGAACGCAAACAGAATGCTGATGAAAGATAAGTTTTAAGCTGAATATTGTCAGGTATCTTCCTGTAACCTTTCTTAATGCCTGACTATTTTTTAGTTGATCTTCTCAAAGACTGGAGATAAGCTAGTTAAAGCTCATCTCCCAGTCTTTGTTGATGCAGCAAGTTCAACAGTTTTTTGCAGTCTTTTGCAAAAAGAGGATGAGCTGATGTATATTAGTAAATGAAAAAATGCAGCAAAGTATGATCATCAAATCTAATTTTAGTTGAAAGCAGGATGCCCGAAATGCCTAAAACATTCAAAACGGATAATTACCTATATTCCCTGCTGATTATATTTATTTTGATCATGACTTCTCTTTTGCTTGCATTTGCTGTTTATAAGCAGAAGGACATTATTAACGATAAAAATTTTTTAGAACAAAGCCAGGCTGCTCTTGTTAAAATTGGCAGAGATCTAACTATAAACGAATTAGAACAAATAGTCGCTGATATAAAATACTTGAACACCAGTCCTTTGTTTTTGGAATATGTAAATAATGGTATGGATAAAAATAGTGTTGAAGATGAGTGGATGGTGTTTTCTGACAGCAAAATGAAATACGACCAGCTGCGCTATCTGGATGATCAGGGAAATGAATTACTGAGGATAAATTACAATAAAGGACAACCTGAAATAGTTCCGGAAGACCTGCTGCAGAACAAAAAAGACAGATATTATTTTACTGAGACTATCAAGCTTGGTCCAGGTGAAATATATATGTCAAAATTTGATTTAAATATTGAAGGGAATTCAATAGAACAGCCGGAAAAACCTATGATACGTTTTGGTATTCCGGTCTTTGACAAAAACAATGTCAAAACAGGGGTATTTGTTGCAAACTATTTAGGTGAAAATATAAAACAAAAATTATTTGATTTGACCGACGGTACTGTCGGGAGCATTCAGCTTATAAACAAGGACAGCTATTGGCTTATTGGCCCTGATAAAGCTAAAGAATGGGGTTTTATATATCCCGGGAGAGAAAACTACACCTTCAAAAATATATTTCCATCAGAATGGGAGCGTATAACTAAAGAGAAGAAGGGACATTTTTTCACAAAAAATGGATCGTTTTCATTCGATACGATAAATCCCAAGGAAGAGCTCCAGAAGAGATTTAAAAAAGAAGATGATACATTATCAGGTATCAATACGTCCGAAATTCAGTGGATCGTAGTGTGCCATACATCTGACAAGATGTTTTACTTTGCAAATGACGAAAACACTTTTGTTTTAAGCATCACGAATACACTGCGGTCCCCAACGATACTTATCAGCCTCATTCTGGCATCACTGGTTTTTTCCATCATATCAGCACTTTATATGTCGGGAAATAAAAAAATCAAAATAATGGCCACCTATGATTCAATGACCGGCTGTCTGAACAGAGCGACAGGCATGCAGATGCTTGAAAACCTTATACAGCAAAAGAAAGATATTATTATTTGTTTTATAGACATAAACGGGTTAAAGGAAATTAATGACATGCTTGGTCATGAGCAGGGAGACGACCTGATCTTAAACTCTGTAAAAATAATAAAGGAAAATATCAGGGAAAACGATTTATTAATAAGGTTGGGCGGAGATGAATTTTTAATATGTTTTGTCAATATAGACATTGATCGGGTTGAAACAACATGGCTCAGGATATTGGATAAAATTGAACTCGTAAATGAAGAAGATAAGCCATACATAATAAGTCTGAGTCACGGTATTGCGGAAATTAAAAAATCTGACCGTACCATGCTTGATGAAGTGATCAAAAATGCCGACATTAAGATGTACGAAGAAAAAAGATCGATCAAATCAGTAGGTTTTAGCGTGATCAAGAAAAAATAAATTTAAAACCATCCTGAATTACGATAACAAAAGTTTAATATGTACGTTATAGTGTTCTAGATGATGTACATATCAGGATGTGTTTTACATGATAATAAACGCTACTACTGCGAGAGATAACCTGTTTGGATTGGTAGACGAGGTGCTCACTTCACAGGAACCAGTCTACATAACAACCAAGAGGGAGAATGTCGTTGTGCTTTCTGAAGAGGATTATAGATCCATATCTGAAACGCTCTATATATTTTCTCTTCCTGGAATGAGGGAGAAGATTTTAGCGGGTGGGGCAATACCGTTGGGTGAATGTGTAGAGCTTGACGATGACTGATTGGAAGGTAGTATATACCAGGCAGGCGGTCAATGACAGAGAAAAAGCATATCTTGCTGGAGACAGAGAGAAAATCGTTTCTATCCTCTTTGTTTTAAAAGGAAATCCTTTTGCTCCTTATCCGCCTTATGAAAAGTTTTGCGGAGACCTTGAAGGATTTTATTCCAGACGAATAAATCGTCAGCACAGAGTTGTATATCAGGTATATGAAAAAGAAGAGACAATAAAAATTGTCAGCATGTGGCTCCATTACGATTAGCAGATAGGAATAAAAAAATAAAAAAGACGCAGAACATAGGCTTATTGACATTTATGTCAAGAGTAATTAAAATTTCCGGAAACTGGACAAAGGAGGAAGCGCCATGTCGATGAACAGTTATACGATGATGCTAATGTGCTGCATGATGATGCGCGGGAGTGCCTTTGGAGTTTATAACGGCAGTTCGCGGCCCTGATGCGTCGCGAGATCCGAAAAAAAACTACCAAGGCAGTCCATTTTTCGAAATGGGCTGCTTTTTTATTTGTATAAATATAAAGAGAGGGGGCATATAGATGCCTATTAAGATACCGGACAGTCTTCCGGCAACACAGACACTTTTGAATGAGAATATTTTCGTTATGCATGAAGTGCGCGCAGCAAAGCAGGATATACGACCGCTCCGGGTCGCACTGCTGAACCTTATGCCGACAAAGATCGAAACTGAGACGCAGTTCGCGCGCCTGCTGAGCAATTCGCCTCTTCAGGTCGAACTTACACTTCTTCAGACCGCGACATACGAGGCGAAGAACACGAGCCGTGAACATCTGCTGGCCTTTTATGAAACATTTGAAGATGTGAAAGAGAGAAAGTTTGACGGACTTCTTATTACAGGCGCGCCTGTTGAACTGATGGAATTTGAGGATGTGGAATATTGGGATGAACTGTGCAGGATAATGGAGTGGAGCAAGACGCATGTCTACAGCACCCTCCACATTTGCTGGGGAGCTCAGGCGGCGCTCTACTATCATTACGGGATAAAAAAGTATCCCATGGCCGAAAAGCTTTTTGGGGTATTCCCTCATGAGGTCGAATACAAAAACTCGATGCTTTTCAGGGGGTTCGATGATGTATTCATGGCACCCCATTCCCGCCACACAACGATACACAGGGAGGATGTCGAAGCGGTGCCTGAGCTGCAGATACTGGCTTCTTCGGAAGAAGCCGGAGTATACGTGATAAAGACAGAACAGGGCAAACAGATATTCATAACCGGACACTCCGAGTACGACGCGCTCACCCTTGAAAAAGAATATCTAAGGGACAAGAATGCGGGTCTGCCGATCGAGGTCCCGAAGAACTACTACCCTGATGACAACGACACAAGGAAGCCTCTGGTGACGTGGAGGAGCAGTGCCAATCTTCTTTTTTTCAACTGGCTGAATTATTTTGTCTATCAAACAACGCCATTTGAGCTTGATGCCATCGGTACCAGCAGGGAGAATGACTGGCTGGATCAGTAGTCTCCGGTATGAAAGAAGCGTAAAATGGCTCGTCCCCCTGATCGAACAGTGACATCTTCACGATCAGGGGGACGGGCTTAAATAATTATAAATCATTGTGTTTTGTTTGTTGTTTCAGCTTTTAATACTGCCCTTATCCTTGAAATTTGCATCTACGTGGGCCCCGTCGCAAAAGGGTTTGTTCTTTGATTTTCCGCATCTGCATAATACGATCCGATTTCTGATCTCATATTCAGATCCGTCAGCAGAAACGAGGGGGATGCCTCCTTTGACATATATCCCGCCGCTTACGTCATTTTCAGGATCCTGTGTTATTTCTATTTCCTGGTCGAGTTCGGGTTCTATGCAGGTGCCATCCTTTGCTACGGCTGTGAGCCTGCCTGCCGGGCATTCCGAAGCTGATTTGACTGCTTCGGATAAGGTTTTTTTTGAGTTGTCTTCACATGTGGCGAGGTCCCACGCGTCTCCCGTTTTCCTGTAGCAGAACCTTGCGCCGGCACACCTTCCGTCATCGAGCAGGT contains:
- a CDS encoding threonylcarbamoyl-AMP synthase yields the protein MEERLEERKAGINDEMLSEIRLAAKKILSGELVGFPTETVYGLGANALDAEAVTKIYSAKGRPSDNPLIIHVCDIKMAESVVELNWRARFLMDTFWPGPLSLVLKAKRIVPHVTRGGLDTAAIRMPDNPIALELIRAAGVPIAAPSANRSGRPSPTDAVTVREDIGDAVSMVLDGGPAMVGLESTVLDVSGGSPVLLRPGGISKEEIEKALDMPVLLPCDGESIKRSPGTRYRHYAPSIPLVLTDSSYSNEAEGKKWAWIGTSEPEHSPAVKIIFRDTEEYAKELFRALRMIEKCGAEIIIAQIPDESGIGRALKDRLIRASGI
- a CDS encoding SsrA-binding protein, producing MPEDKTVAQNRKARHEYFIVESFEAGLVLSGTEIKSVREGQINLKDGYARVENGELWLYNVHISPYEKGSYYNKEPLRPRKLLVHKSEIRKLLAKTREKGLTLVPLKIYIKQGRWAKCEIAVAKGKQLHDKRDTAAEKDANREMERAIRNRSRES
- a CDS encoding type II toxin-antitoxin system prevent-host-death family antitoxin → MIINATTARDNLFGLVDEVLTSQEPVYITTKRENVVVLSEEDYRSISETLYIFSLPGMREKILAGGAIPLGECVELDDD
- a CDS encoding Txe/YoeB family addiction module toxin — protein: MTDWKVVYTRQAVNDREKAYLAGDREKIVSILFVLKGNPFAPYPPYEKFCGDLEGFYSRRINRQHRVVYQVYEKEETIKIVSMWLHYD
- a CDS encoding homoserine O-succinyltransferase — encoded protein: MPIKIPDSLPATQTLLNENIFVMHEVRAAKQDIRPLRVALLNLMPTKIETETQFARLLSNSPLQVELTLLQTATYEAKNTSREHLLAFYETFEDVKERKFDGLLITGAPVELMEFEDVEYWDELCRIMEWSKTHVYSTLHICWGAQAALYYHYGIKKYPMAEKLFGVFPHEVEYKNSMLFRGFDDVFMAPHSRHTTIHREDVEAVPELQILASSEEAGVYVIKTEQGKQIFITGHSEYDALTLEKEYLRDKNAGLPIEVPKNYYPDDNDTRKPLVTWRSSANLLFFNWLNYFVYQTTPFELDAIGTSRENDWLDQ
- a CDS encoding iron-binding protein — translated: MTEKKIKILKDGPYLVSGDLDLSEKIILPEKDNANDAKYVWGDAGSINHDKTYALCRCGASKNHPFCDGSHEDINFDGTETACRKLYRDRAELIKGNNIDLLDDGRCAGARFCYRKTGDAWDLATCEDNSKKTLSEAVKSASECPAGRLTAVAKDGTCIEPELDQEIEITQDPENDVSGGIYVKGGIPLVSADGSEYEIRNRIVLCRCGKSKNKPFCDGAHVDANFKDKGSIKS